From Amycolatopsis sp. cg9, one genomic window encodes:
- a CDS encoding hydroxymethylglutaryl-CoA lyase has product MTEVLITEVVLRDGLQDEPVTVPAHEKIRLARGLVDAGVRALEVGSFVSARRVPQLADTGEVLRALLPDTPACLHTLVFTERGARQAIDAGARSVRLVVSASDGHSTANAGVPTAAALDRLAGCAELLAAAGVAIEASVATAFVCPFDGDTGPDRTADVAARLGRLGARVVHLADTIGAARPSQLRAVVSAVRDELPDVPLGLHLHNTYGRAAANAWEGLSLGIRRFDAALGGIGGCPFAPGASGNVGTDDLVDFFHREGIATGIDVAKLAEVRDQVGLAVGHRLGSALAAIPAVPAPLR; this is encoded by the coding sequence GTGACCGAAGTCCTCATCACCGAGGTCGTGCTGCGCGACGGGCTGCAGGACGAGCCCGTCACCGTGCCGGCGCACGAAAAGATCCGGCTCGCCCGCGGGCTGGTCGACGCCGGTGTCCGCGCGCTGGAGGTCGGCTCGTTCGTCTCCGCGCGCCGGGTACCGCAGCTGGCCGACACCGGCGAGGTGCTCCGGGCGCTGCTGCCGGACACGCCCGCGTGCCTGCACACCCTCGTGTTCACCGAACGCGGGGCGCGGCAGGCGATCGACGCCGGCGCCCGGTCGGTGCGGCTGGTCGTCTCCGCGAGCGACGGCCACAGCACCGCGAACGCCGGCGTCCCCACGGCCGCGGCGCTCGACCGGCTGGCCGGGTGCGCCGAACTGCTCGCCGCGGCGGGGGTCGCGATCGAGGCGTCGGTGGCGACGGCCTTCGTCTGCCCGTTCGACGGCGACACCGGCCCGGACCGGACCGCCGACGTCGCCGCGCGGCTCGGCCGGCTCGGCGCGCGGGTCGTGCACCTCGCCGACACGATCGGTGCGGCCCGGCCGAGCCAGCTGCGCGCGGTCGTCTCGGCGGTCCGCGACGAACTCCCGGACGTCCCGCTCGGCCTGCACCTGCACAACACCTACGGCCGCGCGGCGGCCAACGCGTGGGAAGGGCTCTCCCTCGGGATCCGCCGGTTCGACGCGGCGCTGGGCGGGATCGGCGGCTGCCCGTTCGCGCCGGGCGCGTCCGGCAACGTCGGCACGGACGACCTCGTCGACTTCTTCCACCGCGAAGGAATCGCGACCGGAATCGACGTCGCGAAACTCGCCGAGGTGCGCGATCAGGTCGGACTCGCGGTCGGCCACCGGCTCGGCTCGGCATTGGCGGCCATTCCGGCGGTGCCCGCGCCGCTGCGCTGA
- a CDS encoding CaiB/BaiF CoA transferase family protein, producing the protein MSEQSGPLAGLRVVELGNFIAAPTAGRLLADFGADVVKVERPGTGDELRRWRLHGGDTSLLFRTLGRNKRSVTVDLRRPEGQDIVRALAGRGDVLLENFRPGTLERWGLGPDELRALNPRLVVVRVSGYGQTGPYRDRPGFGGVAEAIGGLRALTGYPGQAPTRAGVSLADSVAGLYAVIGALMGLLRRERQPGTRPGEVVDVALYEAVYSLMESLLPDFDAHGVVRGPAGSALPGVAPSNTYRCADGKYIVVSGNGDAIFRRLMHAIGRTDLADDPRLADNAGRVRHAGLLDDAIGAWAATLPQEAAEAALLAAAVPSGPILTAADIAKDPHFEARGMHERHRVRLGEDREAEVTFPGIVPSLAERPGRTRALGPDLGAHTEAVLAELGITGDAVAELRRNGVI; encoded by the coding sequence ATGAGTGAACAATCCGGGCCCCTGGCGGGCCTCCGGGTGGTCGAACTGGGCAACTTCATCGCCGCGCCGACCGCCGGGCGCCTGCTGGCCGACTTCGGGGCGGACGTCGTCAAGGTCGAGCGCCCCGGCACCGGCGACGAGCTCCGGCGCTGGCGGCTGCACGGCGGCGACACCTCGCTGCTCTTCCGCACCCTCGGCCGCAACAAGCGCTCGGTGACCGTCGACCTCCGCCGCCCCGAAGGCCAGGACATCGTCCGCGCGCTGGCCGGCCGCGGCGACGTCCTGCTCGAGAACTTCCGGCCCGGCACGCTGGAGCGCTGGGGCCTGGGCCCCGACGAGCTGCGCGCGCTCAACCCGCGGCTGGTCGTCGTCCGTGTCTCCGGCTACGGCCAGACCGGCCCGTACCGCGACCGGCCCGGCTTCGGCGGCGTCGCGGAGGCGATCGGCGGCCTGCGCGCGCTCACCGGCTACCCCGGCCAGGCACCCACCCGTGCCGGCGTCAGCCTCGCCGACTCCGTCGCGGGCCTCTACGCGGTGATCGGCGCGCTCATGGGGTTGCTGCGCCGCGAACGTCAGCCGGGCACCCGGCCCGGCGAAGTCGTGGACGTCGCCCTCTACGAAGCCGTCTACTCCCTGATGGAGTCGCTGCTCCCGGACTTCGACGCGCACGGCGTCGTGCGCGGCCCGGCCGGCTCCGCGCTGCCCGGGGTGGCTCCCTCCAACACCTACCGCTGCGCCGACGGCAAGTACATCGTGGTCAGCGGCAACGGCGACGCGATCTTCCGCCGGCTCATGCACGCCATCGGCCGCACCGACCTCGCGGACGACCCGCGGCTGGCGGACAACGCCGGGCGCGTCCGGCACGCCGGGCTGCTCGACGACGCGATCGGCGCGTGGGCGGCCACGCTCCCCCAGGAAGCCGCCGAAGCCGCGCTGCTGGCCGCGGCCGTGCCGAGCGGTCCGATCCTGACCGCCGCGGACATCGCGAAGGACCCGCACTTCGAAGCCCGCGGCATGCACGAACGGCACCGCGTGCGCCTCGGCGAAGACCGCGAGGCCGAGGTCACCTTCCCCGGCATCGTGCCCAGCCTGGCCGAACGGCCGGGACGCACCCGCGCGCTCGGGCCGGACCTCGGCGCGCACACCGAAGCCGTGCTCGCCGAGCTCGGCATCACCGGCGACGCCGTCGCCGAACTTCGCCGGAACGGAGTGATCTGA
- a CDS encoding IclR family transcriptional regulator, with product MAEEERSGGGTTPVLVLRKFKQILESFTIDDPELTLQQITRSTGLPASTCQRLVHNLVREGFLDRYDDTYRVGLGLVRWAAPGTFGLDLVRLTRPVLQQLRDETGETACLYVRDGAYRTVISLAESRHPVVRLFVVGMVMPLHAGSAGKVFLAWDKLAIKDAIGHGLARFTPRTVVDIDLLTEQLDQIRSTGYAVSFEERDLGAASLSAPVFGLNGEVSAAIGIGAPTQRMTAADVPRLAPVVVEAARRASERLGYRPGVEQVAAL from the coding sequence ATGGCAGAGGAAGAGCGCAGCGGCGGCGGGACCACGCCGGTGCTGGTGCTGCGCAAGTTCAAGCAGATCCTCGAGTCGTTCACGATCGACGACCCGGAGCTGACGCTGCAGCAGATCACCCGGTCCACCGGCCTGCCGGCGAGCACCTGCCAGCGGCTGGTGCACAACCTGGTGCGCGAGGGGTTCCTCGACCGCTACGACGACACCTACCGCGTCGGCCTCGGCCTGGTCCGCTGGGCGGCGCCGGGCACGTTCGGCCTGGACCTGGTCCGGCTGACCCGGCCGGTGCTGCAGCAGCTGCGCGACGAAACGGGCGAGACGGCCTGCCTGTACGTCCGCGACGGCGCCTACCGCACGGTGATCTCCCTGGCGGAATCCCGGCACCCGGTGGTCCGGCTGTTCGTGGTCGGCATGGTGATGCCCCTGCACGCGGGTTCGGCCGGCAAGGTCTTCCTGGCCTGGGACAAGCTCGCGATCAAGGACGCGATCGGCCACGGCCTGGCGCGGTTCACCCCGCGCACGGTGGTGGACATCGACCTGCTGACCGAGCAGCTCGACCAGATCCGGTCGACGGGCTACGCGGTGAGCTTCGAGGAACGCGACCTGGGAGCGGCCTCGCTGAGCGCCCCGGTGTTCGGCCTGAACGGAGAAGTCAGCGCGGCCATCGGCATCGGCGCCCCGACCCAGCGCATGACGGCGGCCGACGTACCCCGCCTGGCCCCGGTCGTGGTGGAGGCGGCGAGGCGAGCCTCGGAGCGGCTCGGGTATCGGCCGGGTGTGGAGCAGGTCGCCGCACTCTGA
- a CDS encoding MFS transporter, which translates to MAHIPDTAPDTGTIAGRLDRLPITRTHRRATVAVGLGLFFDFYEVFLTGVLSSVLVEEFDLTKAELPPLLASTFVGMFFGALLLGRLADRFGRRGAFLVNLGLYSVFSLLGAFSGSALMLLVTRFFAGIGLGAEPPLADTYLTDLLPARKRGRFIAWAYTLAFCGFPVVGFLARGLTDHEVLGVAGWRWLFVIGALGAGAVFLLRRGLPESPRWLDSVGRTEEAEHLVAGMEAEARGTTVETPAPRRGVTRKRAAAPVRELFAPALRRRTWMMVVFHILQTLGYYGFGTLVPLVLAAKGYAVSQSLLFAALTYLGYPVGSALSLPIVERVERKYLVVGSVLAMAVFGIAFGYAGSMALILVFGFLYTATSNLFSNAYHIYQAEIFPTALRSTASSGTYSLSRLASGAMPFVLVPLLNSNGPTTLFLVVAGALVVVAADIAVLGPRTTGRRLENVNGAA; encoded by the coding sequence ATGGCCCACATCCCCGATACCGCGCCGGACACCGGCACGATCGCGGGCCGGCTCGACCGGCTGCCCATCACCCGCACCCACCGGCGGGCCACCGTCGCCGTCGGGCTCGGGCTGTTCTTCGACTTCTACGAGGTCTTCCTGACCGGCGTGCTCAGCTCGGTGCTCGTCGAAGAGTTCGACCTCACCAAAGCCGAACTCCCGCCGCTGCTCGCCTCGACCTTCGTCGGCATGTTCTTCGGCGCCCTGCTGCTCGGCCGGCTCGCCGACCGGTTCGGGCGGCGCGGCGCGTTCCTCGTGAACCTCGGGCTCTACTCGGTCTTCTCGCTGCTCGGCGCGTTCAGCGGCAGCGCGCTGATGCTGCTGGTCACGCGGTTCTTCGCGGGCATCGGCCTCGGCGCCGAGCCACCGCTGGCCGACACCTACCTGACCGACCTGCTGCCCGCCCGCAAGCGCGGCCGCTTCATCGCCTGGGCCTACACGCTCGCCTTCTGCGGCTTCCCGGTCGTCGGCTTCCTCGCCCGCGGCCTGACCGACCACGAAGTCCTCGGCGTCGCCGGCTGGCGCTGGCTGTTCGTGATCGGCGCGCTCGGCGCGGGCGCGGTCTTCCTGCTGCGCCGCGGCCTGCCCGAATCGCCGCGCTGGCTGGACTCCGTCGGCCGCACCGAGGAGGCCGAGCACCTGGTCGCCGGCATGGAAGCCGAAGCCCGCGGCACCACCGTCGAGACGCCGGCCCCGCGGCGCGGTGTCACCCGCAAGCGCGCCGCCGCGCCGGTGCGCGAGCTTTTCGCTCCCGCGCTGCGGCGGCGGACCTGGATGATGGTCGTCTTCCACATCCTGCAGACCCTCGGCTACTACGGCTTCGGCACGCTGGTCCCGCTCGTCCTCGCCGCCAAGGGGTACGCCGTCTCGCAGTCGCTGCTGTTCGCCGCGCTGACCTACCTCGGCTACCCGGTCGGCTCCGCGCTGTCCCTGCCGATCGTGGAACGCGTCGAGCGCAAGTACCTCGTGGTCGGGTCGGTACTGGCGATGGCGGTGTTCGGCATCGCGTTCGGCTACGCGGGCTCGATGGCGCTGATCCTGGTGTTCGGCTTCCTCTACACCGCGACCAGCAACCTCTTCTCGAACGCCTACCACATCTACCAGGCCGAAATCTTCCCCACGGCCTTGCGCTCGACGGCGTCCAGCGGCACCTACTCGCTCTCGCGCCTGGCCAGCGGCGCGATGCCGTTCGTCCTGGTCCCGCTGCTGAACTCGAACGGCCCGACGACGCTGTTCCTGGTCGTCGCCGGCGCGCTCGTGGTGGTCGCGGCCGACATCGCGGTTCTCGGCCCGCGCACCACCGGACGGCGGCTGGAGAACGTCAACGGCGCCGCGTGA